One window from the genome of Myxococcales bacterium encodes:
- a CDS encoding insulinase family protein yields the protein MKLQLALAAFIACSSHHALAVADPAPRPAVPWETAGVDWAKIPPASAEAPFAPPNLEEFTLPNGLRVVVAQRRGVPLVSVALVALQAGAASGTPGLAQLTGDLLTQGADIYTRDTFAERLEELGAVLEVVVGRDTSTVSVRTLAATLEPTLELMARMVANPLLPRGDFERLGHIQLENVLRRDQEPGRMAAFLWHRLAFGAAHPYGNPVIGLPETLRAISLQDVHDFHEQHYQPAAACLIIVGDVAAKDVRKMVDRRFASWQARRPPLPSPRPVAPALPSTSTIYVFDKPGTEQAVIYAGTPHAAHADDQRAGVEVVNTAFGGTFASRLNGTLREQLGYTYGISSSVMRLRAATLLLVSSSIKTANTVDAVRQILAIKDHTRTTPLPDLELQKTKRFLMRSFPHQFETNGDVARALRDIVVQARPLATLRTAQAEIAAVRAEQAQRTVAESWRHFTIVVVGDRAAIGDLGVLGMPVVYVNADAKVVGP from the coding sequence ATGAAATTGCAGTTGGCGTTGGCGGCGTTCATCGCGTGTAGCTCACACCACGCCCTCGCCGTAGCCGATCCGGCCCCCCGTCCAGCCGTTCCGTGGGAAACGGCCGGCGTGGATTGGGCCAAAATCCCTCCTGCATCAGCGGAGGCTCCATTCGCCCCGCCAAACCTTGAGGAATTTACGCTGCCAAACGGCCTGCGCGTGGTGGTGGCGCAGCGACGTGGCGTGCCGCTAGTGAGCGTTGCGTTGGTTGCCCTCCAAGCTGGCGCAGCCAGCGGCACGCCAGGCTTGGCCCAACTGACGGGTGACCTGCTCACTCAGGGCGCCGATATTTATACGCGCGATACCTTTGCCGAGCGACTGGAAGAGCTGGGGGCCGTGCTTGAGGTGGTTGTTGGTCGTGACACCAGCACCGTGAGCGTGCGAACCCTGGCCGCGACGCTTGAGCCGACGCTCGAGCTGATGGCGCGCATGGTGGCCAACCCGCTGCTGCCGCGCGGTGACTTTGAGCGACTAGGCCATATCCAACTTGAGAACGTCTTGCGCCGCGACCAGGAACCGGGTCGCATGGCGGCGTTTCTGTGGCATCGTCTCGCATTTGGGGCGGCGCATCCCTACGGCAATCCGGTGATCGGACTGCCCGAGACGCTGCGAGCAATTTCTTTGCAGGACGTTCACGATTTCCATGAGCAGCATTACCAGCCCGCAGCGGCGTGCTTGATTATCGTGGGCGACGTCGCCGCCAAGGACGTGCGCAAAATGGTCGATAGGCGATTTGCGAGTTGGCAGGCCCGGCGACCACCCTTGCCCTCGCCGCGCCCTGTGGCCCCGGCCCTGCCGTCGACCTCGACGATTTACGTCTTCGATAAGCCCGGCACTGAACAGGCCGTCATTTACGCGGGCACCCCCCATGCGGCCCATGCCGACGATCAGCGCGCGGGCGTCGAGGTAGTTAATACGGCCTTCGGTGGCACGTTTGCGTCACGCCTAAATGGCACGCTGCGCGAGCAACTCGGTTACACCTATGGCATCTCGTCCAGCGTCATGCGCCTGCGCGCGGCGACGTTGCTGCTGGTCTCTAGCTCGATCAAGACCGCCAACACGGTCGATGCCGTGCGCCAAATCCTTGCCATCAAAGACCATACGCGCACGACGCCCTTGCCCGATCTAGAGCTACAGAAGACTAAGCGTTTTCTCATGCGCTCATTCCCCCACCAATTCGAGACCAACGGCGACGTCGCGCGCGCGCTGCGCGACATCGTCGTCCAAGCTCGGCCACTGGCGACGCTTCGCACCGCCCAGGCCGAAATCGCGGCTGTGCGCGCCGAGCAGGCTCAGCGTACCGTCGCGGAGTCGTGGCGTCATTTCACCATCGTCGTCGTTGGCGATCGCGCCGCGATAGGCGATTTGGGCGTGCTTGGCATGCCTGTCGTTTACGTCAATGCGGACGCAAAGGTCGTCGGTCCATGA
- the modB gene encoding molybdate ABC transporter permease subunit, translating into MEWAPYLLSFRVAGVATLIALPLGVALAWLLSHRNLRGRHLLDAIVTAPMVLPPTVLGYYLLVSLGPNSAVGRFYHALTGSSIAFTITGATVAAVVGALPLIIKGTRPALEGVDPILPLAARTLGASKWRAFLTVTLPIAAPGILSATMLGFAKSLGDFGVTWMLVGSVPGRTETGAIYVYNQIAAGHDRRAEAMVVAMTISAILLMYGANRLSMRGKQGLPP; encoded by the coding sequence GTGGAGTGGGCGCCCTATCTCTTATCGTTTCGCGTCGCCGGCGTCGCCACCTTGATTGCGCTGCCCCTGGGCGTGGCGCTGGCCTGGCTGCTGAGCCATCGCAATCTGCGCGGACGCCACCTGCTTGATGCGATTGTCACGGCCCCCATGGTCCTGCCGCCGACCGTGCTTGGCTATTATCTGCTGGTATCGCTAGGACCCAATAGCGCGGTGGGACGCTTTTATCACGCGCTGACAGGGTCATCGATTGCGTTTACCATTACGGGCGCTACCGTAGCCGCCGTCGTCGGGGCGCTGCCGCTCATCATCAAGGGTACGCGCCCGGCGCTTGAGGGCGTCGACCCAATTTTGCCGCTGGCCGCGCGCACGCTTGGTGCAAGCAAATGGCGCGCCTTCCTTACCGTCACGCTGCCCATCGCCGCGCCCGGTATCTTGAGCGCAACGATGCTTGGCTTTGCCAAAAGCCTCGGTGATTTCGGCGTCACCTGGATGCTCGTTGGCTCGGTGCCGGGACGCACCGAAACCGGCGCCATCTACGTCTACAACCAAATCGCAGCCGGCCACGACCGCCGCGCCGAGGCCATGGTCGTTGCCATGACGATCAGCGCCATCTTGCTTATGTATGGTGCCAATCGCTTGTCCATGCGCGGTAAACAAGGCCTGCCACCGTGA
- a CDS encoding insulinase family protein: MRNPRCAVLACALLAVGCQSRASAVRHPHDPMAALTIEHYRLANGLEIILQPDPSVGSVVVHVWYHVGSKDEVAGKTGFAHLFEHVMFKGSKHVGDGQFDLLLEEAGGVNNGTTNNDRTNYFEQLPSGQLALALWLEADRMAGLWDAVTQATLDNQRDVVKNERRQSYEDRPYGMADLALPELLWPAGHGNAHPTIGSMADLSAATLADVEDFWRTFYIPANATLVVVGNFDVATARRLIDTYFAWMPSAARPVTSVAEAVTPLAGPRLHEATDDVSADKAIMVWRAPPAYSEDIVAMQVLAYILGGSESSRLVRRLTITDQLAIEVAAFVDTMRLGSEFHIHTVGRDGVAASTMAAVVTEELARIAADGATEPELIRARQMIKSSLLRGIEALISRAETLAEYAAYTGNPRYAIEDLRQLDAVTSADLQRLARTWLAPSAALHLYIRPALAAKGIP; encoded by the coding sequence ATGAGAAACCCACGCTGCGCCGTGTTGGCCTGCGCCCTGCTGGCCGTCGGCTGTCAGTCGCGCGCCTCTGCCGTGCGGCACCCCCATGATCCGATGGCGGCGCTCACCATCGAGCACTATCGCCTAGCCAATGGGCTTGAGATCATTCTCCAGCCAGATCCCTCGGTCGGCTCGGTCGTGGTCCACGTTTGGTATCACGTCGGCTCCAAAGATGAGGTCGCCGGCAAGACTGGCTTTGCGCATCTCTTTGAACACGTGATGTTCAAGGGCTCAAAGCACGTGGGCGACGGCCAGTTCGACCTCTTGCTCGAGGAAGCTGGGGGCGTGAACAACGGCACGACCAACAACGACCGCACCAACTATTTCGAACAATTGCCATCGGGCCAGCTCGCCTTGGCGCTGTGGCTTGAGGCCGATCGCATGGCCGGGCTTTGGGACGCGGTGACGCAAGCGACGCTCGACAACCAGCGTGACGTCGTGAAGAATGAGCGACGGCAGTCGTACGAAGACCGTCCCTACGGCATGGCGGATCTCGCCTTACCCGAGTTGCTCTGGCCGGCAGGGCACGGCAACGCCCACCCAACCATTGGCAGCATGGCCGATCTATCGGCGGCCACGCTCGCCGATGTCGAGGACTTCTGGCGAACCTTTTATATCCCCGCCAATGCGACGCTCGTCGTCGTCGGAAATTTTGACGTCGCCACGGCCCGACGCCTGATAGACACCTACTTTGCATGGATGCCATCAGCGGCGCGGCCCGTGACCAGCGTCGCCGAGGCGGTTACGCCACTGGCCGGCCCGCGCCTCCATGAGGCGACCGACGACGTCTCGGCCGATAAGGCCATCATGGTATGGCGAGCGCCCCCAGCTTACAGCGAGGACATCGTCGCGATGCAAGTGCTTGCGTATATCCTCGGTGGCAGTGAATCGAGCCGGCTCGTGCGGCGGCTGACGATCACCGATCAACTCGCGATCGAGGTCGCCGCGTTTGTCGACACGATGCGCCTGGGCAGCGAGTTCCATATCCACACGGTTGGCCGCGACGGCGTCGCGGCGAGCACCATGGCCGCGGTCGTCACCGAGGAGCTCGCCCGCATCGCAGCGGATGGCGCGACGGAGCCGGAACTCATCCGGGCACGCCAAATGATCAAGAGCAGCCTGCTGCGGGGCATCGAGGCGCTCATCTCGCGCGCCGAAACCCTCGCCGAATACGCGGCCTATACCGGCAATCCGCGCTATGCCATCGAAGATCTACGGCAACTCGACGCCGTCACCTCGGCTGATTTGCAGCGCCTGGCGCGCACCTGGCTGGCACCGAGCGCGGCGCTGCACCTCTATATTCGACCGGCCCTGGCCGCGAAAGGAATTCCATGA
- a CDS encoding BamA/TamA family outer membrane protein, which translates to MLPLLSPRFWPGLAGRLAAVVCVLVMSARTTGADDAAEAPAAPATPLTGEPEPSMPAAARFDSFAIAGILLEDEATLHAVLTPDVLAPRESKAAAELAIRAACARLGYEVIGLLPQTDGQGTRLVLTLEPLPQIRRVDVKIKQSLLDPLLDDEIARRLGIRRGAYLPYGAEARQALFRDEQERIAEYFRDQGYFEAKAVITSTRTSAHVHTVTVQIDLGPAYKLGKVRLAKAGTLYIAEDEVLQQFRHAKFCLFYRICVGQARFTRSQLQTDIDAVVALYQARGYPGVKISSDFDPRTSFDRRTKSVDLTLEIDERRPVDVVFRTPTGVPLPEAELRRQLTFNEAASADDYESSASEAKLRRYLQGLGYFDAFVSWSKERLSIVDRIVFDIDLGVARRVDAVEVVIVAGDGTPRFSEGAIKADLSVEPFRSRVLTTNRFAISELLQADRERIRRKYAAVGYPNATVEVDIAHAAGALGNPALVAGDLATATSGRGLHIRFRVDEGLPDTIDQLEIEFVGDHTLTCEAALSLMQASIKTRPREKTDGCIVASTDLPNIEAPLREAATAIQAALTAKGFLHAEVLYEVRAPGPADNRKSVRFTVTERNRLRIGKVIVRGNFLTKTWVLRDELGFAEGELLTGQLYSDGPARLRSTNLFGSVIVDALNFDDREQQVANVLVRVVERHDRKLYLDFEGGFSTQNGLFGRVSPRLPNLFGVGIAVDGSLLLGVETSGAEANARLPRWVVRRALGPRLDVDLTFFARSQQTERFGRLTTQGGALKTSRTWQRPQAADVSARSISLGFRYDYRRRNRDETTIRLPVQATTDARVPVIDITGLVGLVLNVDTRTDRSGELNPLAPVKGYRVELGASYASPYLLGQDTFAKLYLNGQWMRALGSRLALRLDLRHDHGIPLGGAVFLPEVERYFAGGDNTVRGYAEDRLAVEEIALAVPPLCCLEQIIILPAGGNIRTVGNIDLEIKLARLGGFASVASGFFFDTGAIVNNATTLSLGAFRSAVGVSLLRLVTPFGTVSADWALPLYARPFDRATGRFHLSIALRN; encoded by the coding sequence ATGCTGCCGCTTCTATCTCCACGTTTTTGGCCGGGCCTAGCCGGGCGGCTCGCGGCGGTCGTTTGCGTGCTCGTGATGTCGGCGCGCACCACCGGCGCCGACGACGCGGCGGAAGCGCCAGCGGCGCCTGCGACACCGCTAACGGGTGAGCCCGAGCCAAGTATGCCCGCCGCCGCGCGCTTTGACAGCTTTGCCATCGCCGGCATCCTCCTGGAGGACGAGGCCACGTTGCACGCGGTCTTGACCCCAGACGTGCTTGCGCCGCGCGAATCAAAGGCCGCCGCCGAACTCGCGATTCGTGCGGCCTGCGCACGCCTGGGCTACGAGGTCATTGGGCTGCTGCCACAAACCGACGGTCAAGGCACGCGGCTCGTCCTGACGCTTGAGCCCCTGCCGCAGATTCGCCGAGTTGACGTCAAGATCAAGCAATCCCTGCTCGACCCATTGCTCGACGATGAGATCGCGCGCCGGCTTGGCATCCGCCGCGGGGCCTACCTACCCTACGGCGCCGAAGCGAGGCAAGCCTTGTTCCGCGACGAGCAAGAGCGCATCGCGGAGTATTTTCGAGATCAAGGCTATTTCGAGGCCAAGGCGGTGATTACGTCGACCCGCACCTCCGCCCACGTCCACACGGTGACGGTGCAAATCGACCTCGGCCCCGCCTACAAATTGGGCAAGGTGAGGCTCGCCAAGGCAGGCACCTTGTACATCGCCGAGGACGAGGTCTTGCAGCAATTTCGCCACGCGAAATTTTGCCTCTTCTACCGCATTTGTGTCGGCCAGGCGCGGTTTACTCGCAGCCAGCTGCAAACCGACATCGATGCGGTCGTTGCGCTGTACCAGGCGCGCGGCTACCCCGGCGTCAAGATCAGCAGCGATTTCGACCCCCGCACGTCATTTGATCGGCGGACCAAGAGCGTCGACCTGACGCTGGAAATCGACGAGCGCCGGCCCGTGGATGTCGTGTTTCGCACCCCCACCGGCGTGCCGCTGCCCGAGGCGGAACTGCGCCGACAGCTCACGTTTAACGAGGCCGCGTCGGCGGATGACTACGAATCCAGCGCGTCCGAGGCCAAGCTTCGCCGCTACTTGCAAGGCCTTGGCTATTTTGACGCGTTCGTCAGTTGGTCCAAAGAGCGCCTGTCGATTGTAGATCGCATCGTGTTCGATATTGATCTTGGCGTTGCGCGGCGTGTCGATGCCGTGGAGGTCGTCATTGTCGCCGGCGATGGGACGCCAAGATTCTCCGAAGGCGCCATCAAGGCCGACTTGTCGGTCGAGCCATTTCGTAGCCGGGTCCTTACCACTAATCGCTTTGCCATTTCTGAGCTGTTGCAGGCCGACCGCGAGCGCATCCGTCGCAAGTACGCCGCGGTTGGCTACCCCAACGCCACCGTCGAGGTCGACATCGCCCACGCCGCGGGGGCGCTAGGCAACCCCGCACTTGTCGCCGGCGACCTCGCGACCGCCACCTCCGGCCGCGGCCTGCACATTCGCTTCCGTGTCGACGAGGGCTTACCCGATACCATCGACCAGCTCGAGATCGAATTTGTCGGCGACCACACGTTGACGTGCGAGGCCGCCCTGTCGCTCATGCAAGCGTCCATCAAAACGCGACCTCGCGAAAAAACCGACGGCTGCATCGTCGCGTCCACCGATCTGCCAAATATCGAGGCACCCCTTCGCGAGGCCGCTACGGCCATCCAGGCCGCGTTAACCGCCAAAGGCTTTCTTCATGCCGAGGTGCTGTACGAGGTACGCGCCCCAGGCCCTGCCGACAACCGCAAGAGCGTGCGGTTTACCGTGACCGAGCGCAATCGCCTGCGCATCGGCAAGGTCATCGTGCGCGGGAACTTCCTAACCAAGACGTGGGTCTTGCGCGATGAGCTTGGCTTTGCCGAGGGCGAGCTGCTTACCGGCCAACTCTACAGCGACGGTCCGGCGCGGCTACGCAGCACGAACCTGTTTGGGTCGGTCATCGTCGATGCGCTCAACTTCGACGATCGCGAACAACAAGTCGCCAATGTGCTGGTGCGCGTCGTCGAACGCCACGACCGCAAGCTCTACCTCGATTTCGAAGGTGGCTTTTCGACGCAGAACGGGCTCTTTGGCCGCGTATCGCCGCGGCTGCCCAATCTGTTCGGGGTTGGCATCGCAGTCGATGGGTCGTTGCTGCTAGGCGTCGAGACAAGCGGCGCCGAGGCGAATGCGCGCTTGCCGCGGTGGGTCGTGAGGCGCGCGCTTGGGCCTCGTCTCGATGTGGACCTAACGTTTTTTGCCCGCTCGCAGCAGACCGAGCGTTTCGGTCGCCTCACCACGCAAGGTGGCGCCCTCAAGACTAGTCGCACCTGGCAACGCCCCCAAGCCGCCGACGTCTCGGCGCGGTCGATTAGTCTGGGGTTTCGCTACGACTACCGCCGACGCAATCGCGATGAGACGACAATTCGGCTGCCAGTCCAGGCGACCACCGACGCGCGCGTGCCGGTCATCGATATTACCGGCCTGGTTGGACTGGTTCTCAATGTCGATACACGCACCGACCGCAGCGGCGAGCTCAATCCCTTGGCCCCCGTTAAGGGCTATCGCGTCGAACTCGGTGCGAGCTACGCTAGCCCCTACTTGCTGGGGCAAGATACGTTTGCCAAGCTTTACCTCAATGGCCAATGGATGCGGGCGCTGGGCTCGAGGTTGGCGCTGCGCCTCGATCTGAGGCACGACCACGGCATCCCGCTGGGCGGCGCGGTTTTCTTGCCCGAAGTCGAGCGCTACTTCGCTGGCGGCGACAACACCGTCCGCGGCTATGCCGAGGATCGGCTGGCGGTCGAGGAAATTGCCTTGGCGGTGCCGCCGCTGTGCTGCCTCGAACAAATCATTATTTTGCCGGCGGGCGGCAACATCCGCACGGTTGGCAACATCGACCTCGAGATCAAGCTGGCGCGGCTCGGAGGGTTCGCCTCGGTGGCCTCCGGGTTTTTCTTCGATACCGGTGCCATCGTCAATAACGCGACCACGCTGTCGCTGGGGGCCTTCCGTAGCGCGGTGGGGGTGTCGCTGCTGCGCCTCGTTACCCCGTTTGGTACCGTCTCGGCAGACTGGGCGCTGCCCCTGTACGCCCGGCCCTTTGACCGCGCCACGGGCCGATTTCACCTCTCGATCGCCCTCCGCAACTGA
- a CDS encoding folate-binding protein YgfZ, giving the protein MTLVVSQSDYPLLRVTGGDRVRFLQGLTTVNVETLGVGAQTWGAILSPKGRLLSIFEMGKTAEDIWLLCEPSLGEATRALLEKYAVMDDVVFTPDDRPKHRVWTSPAAAWHAPIVFGPASAPASSELVHAWRVAAGIPSYGVDVSDAHLPFETPLANFLDYQKGCYVGQEPVFRVHAQGKPQKQLCGLRLTGAQLPLLGANVSHASRPSAGTVTSVATSPELGLIALAMLHRSCLEPEAQLFVDDAPARLAPLPFV; this is encoded by the coding sequence ATGACGCTCGTGGTCAGTCAGTCGGACTACCCGTTGCTCCGCGTAACCGGTGGCGACCGCGTGCGATTTCTACAGGGCCTGACCACCGTAAACGTCGAGACGCTGGGCGTGGGCGCGCAGACGTGGGGTGCTATCCTAAGCCCCAAAGGTCGCCTCTTATCCATCTTTGAAATGGGCAAGACGGCCGAAGATATTTGGCTGCTGTGCGAGCCGTCGCTTGGTGAGGCGACGCGCGCGCTACTCGAAAAATATGCGGTCATGGATGACGTCGTCTTCACGCCCGATGATCGGCCAAAACACCGCGTATGGACCTCGCCAGCGGCGGCATGGCACGCGCCGATCGTGTTTGGGCCCGCGAGCGCGCCCGCCTCCTCCGAGCTCGTGCATGCATGGCGCGTTGCGGCCGGCATCCCCAGCTACGGCGTCGATGTCAGCGACGCGCACCTACCCTTTGAGACGCCACTGGCGAACTTTCTCGACTATCAGAAAGGGTGCTACGTTGGCCAGGAACCGGTGTTTCGGGTCCATGCGCAAGGCAAACCACAAAAACAGCTGTGCGGCCTACGCTTAACGGGCGCGCAACTACCGCTGCTTGGCGCCAACGTCTCCCACGCCTCGCGTCCAAGCGCCGGTACGGTGACCTCGGTGGCGACGTCGCCAGAGCTAGGGCTCATTGCCTTGGCCATGCTTCATCGCTCGTGTCTTGAGCCTGAGGCTCAACTTTTTGTCGACGATGCCCCGGCCCGGCTGGCCCCGCTGCCCTTTGTATGA
- a CDS encoding outer membrane beta-barrel domain-containing protein translates to MNKTTILTSLAIASAVASGLLLAPAAVFAERPTRVYEPVVRNRVLYVKKRLELAPLFEMTVNGDFQQILGGGLKLEYHLTDQLSIGAVGVYGINLDTKLTKKIVPTLEDAADNNTAEPSKTEFRQHLNKMPLHGALYVSFTPWYGKLVAFGKSNLPFDFYFQGGMSFASLTSSCSSSVCSDQFAGQPSDDHPLDYNPTNDQPLNDGTKIGLYFGGGIHVFLSEFIALDLTVRDYWFSDNPSGADFNADTFVSESDSRFLHHLFAGVGISIMLPANAKRTP, encoded by the coding sequence ATGAACAAAACAACCATTCTAACCAGCTTGGCAATCGCGTCCGCGGTCGCGTCCGGGCTCTTGCTCGCGCCCGCCGCCGTGTTCGCCGAACGCCCAACCCGCGTCTATGAGCCCGTCGTGCGCAATCGCGTGCTCTACGTCAAGAAGCGGCTCGAATTGGCGCCGTTGTTTGAAATGACGGTCAACGGTGACTTTCAGCAAATTCTCGGCGGCGGCCTCAAGCTTGAATACCACCTAACTGACCAGCTCTCAATTGGCGCGGTCGGCGTGTACGGGATCAATCTCGACACCAAGCTAACCAAAAAGATCGTGCCGACGCTCGAAGACGCCGCGGATAACAACACCGCGGAGCCAAGCAAAACTGAGTTCCGTCAGCACCTCAATAAGATGCCCTTGCATGGCGCGCTGTACGTAAGTTTTACGCCTTGGTACGGCAAGCTCGTTGCCTTTGGTAAATCCAACCTCCCGTTTGACTTTTACTTTCAAGGCGGCATGAGCTTTGCCTCGCTAACGTCCAGCTGTTCGTCGAGCGTGTGTTCCGATCAATTTGCGGGTCAGCCTTCCGATGACCACCCCCTCGACTACAATCCCACCAATGACCAGCCGCTCAATGACGGCACCAAGATTGGCCTGTATTTCGGTGGCGGCATCCACGTGTTCCTGAGCGAATTTATCGCGCTTGACCTCACCGTGCGGGACTATTGGTTCTCAGACAATCCTTCTGGCGCTGACTTCAATGCCGACACCTTTGTCAGCGAGTCAGATTCGCGCTTTTTGCATCACCTCTTTGCCGGCGTCGGCATCTCGATCATGCTCCCAGCCAACGCGAAGCGAACGCCTTAG
- a CDS encoding acyl-CoA thioesterase, giving the protein MTQIVMPGHANGESGVMFGGIMMQWIDVCAGVAAMRHAGGTVLTASIDRLDFMSPVRVGEVVILQAQVNFAHRTSMEVGCRVDTEDMASRKPRNTTTAYLTFVAIDQAQRPRDVPALICETDEDRRRFAQAKMRRTERLAAAGRLAAEGQP; this is encoded by the coding sequence ATGACGCAGATCGTGATGCCCGGCCACGCCAACGGCGAATCCGGCGTCATGTTTGGCGGCATCATGATGCAATGGATCGACGTCTGTGCGGGCGTTGCGGCCATGCGGCATGCTGGCGGCACCGTGCTGACGGCGAGCATCGATCGCCTCGATTTCATGTCACCGGTGCGCGTGGGTGAGGTGGTGATCTTGCAGGCTCAGGTTAACTTTGCCCATCGCACCTCCATGGAGGTGGGGTGTCGCGTCGACACCGAAGACATGGCCTCGCGCAAGCCGCGAAATACGACCACGGCCTACCTAACGTTTGTCGCCATCGATCAGGCGCAGCGACCTCGCGACGTGCCGGCCCTGATTTGCGAAACCGATGAGGACCGCCGCCGGTTTGCGCAGGCCAAGATGCGACGGACCGAACGCCTTGCCGCCGCTGGCAGACTGGCCGCCGAGGGGCAGCCATGA
- a CDS encoding ATP-binding cassette domain-containing protein, translating into MTTAASLLVDVTLRHVGGFQLVAAQAFPPGITCLLGPSGSGKSSLLAAIAGISRPAEGTISLGDATWFRAPSSAPGAASVGVDLAIEKRRVAFVFQRLALFPHLTAQQNVRYGLYQTSSREAQEATATHLLARLGVSHLAQRKPASYSGGEAQRVALARALAIAPTVMLFDEPFSSLDFELRVALAEVVKQVVAEVGVPAVFVTHSSSEAAALTDRVLYVREGRLTATPPRASQRLRRPTPFPA; encoded by the coding sequence GTGACCACCGCGGCGTCGCTGCTAGTGGATGTAACGCTGCGGCATGTTGGCGGGTTCCAGCTCGTCGCGGCGCAGGCGTTTCCGCCCGGCATCACGTGTCTGCTCGGGCCATCCGGCTCAGGCAAGAGCTCCTTGCTCGCCGCCATCGCGGGCATTTCCAGGCCTGCCGAGGGGACGATTTCACTTGGCGACGCGACTTGGTTTCGCGCCCCTTCGTCCGCACCAGGTGCGGCAAGCGTCGGCGTCGACCTTGCGATCGAAAAGCGGCGTGTCGCCTTTGTCTTTCAGAGGCTGGCGTTGTTTCCACATCTGACGGCGCAGCAAAACGTACGCTACGGCCTTTACCAAACCAGCTCGCGAGAGGCGCAAGAGGCGACGGCCACGCACTTGCTTGCGCGCCTTGGCGTGAGCCACCTCGCGCAGCGCAAGCCGGCGAGTTATTCCGGCGGTGAGGCGCAGCGCGTGGCGCTGGCACGCGCGCTTGCCATCGCCCCCACCGTCATGCTGTTTGACGAGCCATTTTCGTCGCTCGATTTTGAGCTGCGCGTGGCCCTCGCCGAGGTCGTCAAGCAAGTGGTCGCCGAGGTCGGGGTGCCTGCGGTGTTTGTCACGCATTCGTCCAGTGAGGCCGCCGCGTTAACTGACCGCGTCTTGTACGTACGCGAGGGACGCCTGACCGCCACGCCGCCTCGCGCCTCGCAGCGGCTGCGCCGCCCGACGCCATTTCCGGCGTGA
- a CDS encoding outer membrane beta-barrel domain-containing protein, with product MTLVAVPAFAQPAEDEIEVEGPEIEVDTTEDAPPADDGTATDGLEATPIDLPDAETSGSADRKPTYKVSWSDIVVVPRKAFLKRKRLELQPFFGSTVNDNMITHRALGGQLAYYLSETLAIGAEGQYMLDSFREPFDLVARQARRLPTVNQYKWSAMFNMQYVPVYGKFALLNKRIITWEAYFTGGAGVTNTEVIPRDTRFDPFSNYRITFHAGASMRFFISKFLTVNVGVRDYIFSDKFEPENRSETMLPSAHEAKHIASSALINNVMFQIGIGFWLPPTFEYTTFR from the coding sequence ATGACGCTAGTGGCCGTGCCCGCCTTCGCCCAGCCAGCCGAAGACGAGATTGAGGTCGAGGGACCGGAGATCGAAGTCGATACGACCGAGGATGCACCGCCGGCGGACGATGGCACGGCGACTGATGGGCTCGAAGCCACGCCGATTGACCTACCCGACGCCGAAACCAGCGGCTCGGCCGATCGCAAGCCTACCTACAAGGTGTCGTGGAGCGACATCGTGGTCGTGCCGCGCAAGGCGTTCCTCAAGCGTAAGCGGCTCGAGTTGCAGCCATTTTTTGGCTCGACGGTTAATGACAACATGATTACGCACCGCGCCCTTGGCGGCCAGCTCGCTTACTACCTGTCGGAAACTCTCGCCATCGGCGCCGAAGGCCAATACATGCTCGACAGCTTTCGCGAGCCCTTTGACTTGGTCGCCAGGCAGGCCCGTCGCCTGCCGACCGTCAACCAATATAAATGGAGCGCCATGTTCAACATGCAATACGTGCCGGTCTACGGCAAGTTTGCGCTGCTCAACAAACGCATCATTACGTGGGAAGCCTACTTCACCGGCGGCGCCGGCGTGACCAACACCGAGGTCATCCCGCGCGATACCCGCTTTGACCCCTTTTCGAACTATCGCATCACCTTTCACGCGGGCGCCTCGATGCGCTTCTTTATCTCGAAGTTTCTTACCGTCAACGTCGGCGTCAGGGACTACATTTTCTCGGACAAATTCGAGCCGGAGAATCGCAGCGAGACCATGTTGCCATCGGCCCATGAAGCCAAACACATTGCAAGCTCGGCTCTAATCAACAACGTCATGTTCCAAATTGGCATCGGCTTCTGGCTGCCGCCAACGTTTGAGTACACCACGTTTCGCTAA